In Malania oleifera isolate guangnan ecotype guangnan chromosome 8, ASM2987363v1, whole genome shotgun sequence, a single window of DNA contains:
- the LOC131162892 gene encoding uncharacterized protein LOC131162892 has translation MNPPAFSEGANPAVAEKWEQEIEKVLMVLQCTDKQRVLYATYFPATVSEAKVVEFLNLTQGNLTVQQYTTKFIELSRFTPYVILDEVKKARIFERGFRQEIYKQVAVLKMQDFSELVDRAIVAEESEQRDVGASGQRKRSTPLSF, from the exons atgaatcctccagcgttttcAGAAGGAGCaaatcctgcagttgctgagaaatgggagcaagagatcgagaaaGTACTAATGGTGCTCCAATGCACCGAtaagcagagggtcctctatgccac ATATTTTCCTGCTACCGTTAGTGAGGCTAAGGTAgtagaatttctgaatttgaccCAGGGAAATCTCACGGTTCAGCAATATACGACAAAGTTCATCGAGCTGTCACGCTTCACTCCCTACGTCATTCTAGATGAGGTTAAAAAGGCAAGGATTTTTGAAAGGGGCTTTAGACAAGAGATATATAAACAGGTGGCAGTTCTAAAGATGCAGGACTTCTCTGAACTAGTTGACAGAGCCAtagtagcagaggagagtgaacAGAGAGATGTGGGAGCATCGGGCCAGAGGAAGAGGTCTACTCCTCTGAGTTTCTAG
- the LOC131161268 gene encoding UDP-rhamnose/UDP-galactose transporter 2-like, which translates to MASEKKSTAVSDVGAWAMNVVSSVGIIMANKQLMSSNGYAFSFATTLTGFHFAVTALVGLASNASGYSVSKHVPIWELLWFSIVANISITGMNFSLMLNSVGFYQISKLSMIPVVCVMEWILHNKQYSREVKMSVVVVVIGVGVCTVTDVKVNAKGFVCACLAVISTSLQQISIGSLQKKYSIGSFELLSKTAPIQALSLLVFGPFIDYYLGGKFISNYKMSSGAILFILLSCTLAVFCNVSQYLCIGRFSAVSFQVLGHMKTVCVLTLGWLLFDSELTFKNISGMVVAVVGMVIYSWAVELEKQQSSNAKTITHMKNSLTEEEIRLLKNGVENDPVKDIELGESKG; encoded by the exons ATGGCGAGTGAGAAGAAATCGACGGCTGTATCGGATGTAGGTGCCTGGGCTATGAACGTTGTTAGCTCCGTAGGAATTATAATGGCCAACAAGCAGCTCATGTCTTCCAACGGTTATGCTTTCAGCTTCG CTACAACTTTGACTGGGTTTCACTTTGCGGTGACCGCACTAGTTGGTTTGGCATCCAATGCTTCTGGTTATTCTGTATCAAAACATGTTCCTATATGGGAGCTTCTTTGGTTCTCAATTGTTGCCAACATATCTATTACAGGGATGAACTTCAGCCTTATGCTCAATTCAGTTGGATTTTACCAA ATTTCCAAACTGAGCATGATTCCAGTGGTTTGCGTGATGGAATGGATCCTACACAACAAACAATACTCGAGGGAAGTGAAAATGTCAGTGGTGGTTGTGGTAATAGGTGTCGGTGTTTGCACCGTAACTGATGTGAAAGTTAATGCTAAAGGTTTTGTTTGTGCTTGTTTAGCAGTGATTTCCACATCCCTGCAACAAATA TCAATTGGTTCCTTGCAGAAGAAGTATTCAATTGGATCTTTTGAATTGCTGAGTAAGACCGCTCCTATTCAAGCCCTCTCTCTCCTTGTTTTTGGTCCATTCATCGACTACTACTTGGGTGGCAAATTTATATCAAATTACAAGATGTCTTCTGGTGCTATT TTGTTCATACTACTTTCATGCACCCTAGCAGTTTTTTGCAATGTCAGCCAATATCTGTGCATCGGGCGCTTCTCTGCAGTTTCCTTCCAGGTTTTAGGTCATATGAAGACAGTTTGCGTGCTGACATTAGGGTGGCTGCTTTTTGATTCGGAGCTGACTTTCAAGAACATTTCAGGGATGGTTGTTGCTGTGGTGGGCATGGTAATATACAGCTGGGCTGTGGAGCTTGAAAAGCAGCAGTCCAGCAATGCCAAGACAATCACTCACATGAAGAACAGCCTAACGGAAGAAGAAATTAGGCTATTGAAGAATGGAGTGGAAAATGATCCCGTGAAGGATATTGAACTTGGGGAGTCCAAGGGATGA